The window TGAATTTCGTCAGGGCCTACGGGGCCGAGGGGATCGGCCTCTACCGCACCGAGTTTCTCTTTCTGGACCGCCCCGCCCCACCCCCCGAACAGGAACAAGAAAAAATCTACCGGACCATCCTCAAGAAATTGAATCCTCTCGAGGTGACCATCCGCACCATCGACCTCGGCGCCGACAAGCTTTCCTCCCAAAACGATTATGCCGACCAGCTGAACCCGGCGATGGGATTGAGGGCGGTCCGCCTTTGTCTGCGCGAGCGAAGATTGTTTGATATCCAGCTACGGGCGCTCCTCAAGGCCTCCCCGGCGGGCAATTTGAAAATATGCATCCCCATGATCTCCGGGGCGCATGAATTCATGAAGATCAAAAAAATCGTCCACGAGGCAATAGACGATTTGAAAAAGAAAAGAATCCGATGCCCGGACAGCGTCCCGCTGGGGGTGATGATCGAAACACCCTCCGCCGCCATGGAGATCGATCTTCTGGCGCGGGAGGCCGATTTTTTTTCGGTGGGGACCAACGATTTGATCCAGTACCTTTTGGCGGTCGACCGGACCAATGAACTGGTCTCGTATCTCTACAACCCGCTTCACCCCTCGGTCATCCGGATCTTGAAACAGATTGTCGACGGCGCCGAAAAATTCGGCAAGGAAGTAACCCTGTGCGGCGAAATGGCGGGGGAGCCTCTCTATCTTCTTCTGTTGATCGCCATCGGTTTCAACCGGTTGAGCATGAATCCGGCCTCCATTCCCAAGCTGAAAAAAATCCTGCGGTTGAGCAGACTAACCGATGCCCAAAAAATCCTGGGCGACGTTCTGGCCTCGGATTCGTACAAAGACTCGGAAAGGACGCTGGAGACGAGGATGCAAGAGCTGTTTCCGGAATACTTTCAATAGGGGATTTCAATTTGACACCCAAAAAGAAAGCCTATAGAGGAAGGCCGGCACCCACAGAAAGGAGCAAGTTTATGTCAAACAGTTATCTTTTTACCTCCGAATCGGTGACCGAGGGGCATCCGGACAAGGTCTGCGACCAGATCTCCGATGCCGTCCTGGATGCCTGCCTGAAGGATGATCCCGGCTCCCGCGTCGCCTGTGAAACGCTGGCAACCACGGGCCTGGTCGTCGTGGCGGGTGAAATCACCACCCAATCAAAACTTGATGTCGTTCCGCTGGTCCGTAGCGTCGTTCGCGACATCGGCTACACCGATCCGGAAATCGGCTTTGACGCCGCCACCTGCGAGGTGATGGTGCGGCTGGACGAACAGTCCCCCGATATTTCGCAGGGGGTGACGGAGGGGGAAGGGCTTTTCAAGGAACAGGGGGCCGGTGATCAGGGGCTGATGTTCGGCTACGCCTGCAATGAAACCACCGAGCTGATGCCGATGCCCATCGCTTTTGCCCACCGCCTGACCCATCGCCTCTCCGAGGCCCGCAAAAAGGGAGAGCTGAAATTCTTGAGGCCGGATGGAAAATCCCAGGTGACTGTCGAGTATAAAAACGACAAGCCGGTGCGGATCGACACCGTGGTTGTTTCCACCCAGCATACCCCCCATGTTTCCCACGAGACCATCAAGGAGGCGGTCGTTGAAAACGTGATCAAAAAGGTCCTTCCCAAAGAACTGCTGAAATCCAACACCCGCTATTTCGTCAACCCGACCGGCCGTTTCATTGTCGGCGGCCCGCACGGCGACTGCGGCCTGACCGGCAGAAAGATCATCGTCGACACCTACGGAGGGATGGGCCGCCACGGCGGGGGGGCCTTTTCGGGAAAAGATCCGACAAAGGTGGACCGAAGCGCCTGCTACCTGGCCCGCCATGTCGCCAAAACCATTGTGTTTGCAAAACTGGCCGACCGCTGTGAACTGCAGGTGGCCTA is drawn from Deltaproteobacteria bacterium and contains these coding sequences:
- the ptsP gene encoding phosphoenolpyruvate--protein phosphotransferase; translation: MKSKNKKSRRIFKGDPVARGFAIGKALLYGSRSVSFPKYWINDSEAKNEIQRFKKALIQCKSQMDEIKSKLCRIDSRDNISILDSHILLLQDELLVRNTVLTIEKEHINAEWAINKTIGQIRQAFSKISQSYLRERKYDIDYIESAIQRNLAGQGPGPLKKVPPGSIIVAYDLSPAETLQLIRYKIGGFATERGGLNSHTAIVARSLEIPSVVGVDGIFDWVVEGAPLLINGETGEVIVNPRPFETEKFHKTRKTRLAVDQRMKKEARLESKTLDGSAVKILANVELPDEVNFVRAYGAEGIGLYRTEFLFLDRPAPPPEQEQEKIYRTILKKLNPLEVTIRTIDLGADKLSSQNDYADQLNPAMGLRAVRLCLRERRLFDIQLRALLKASPAGNLKICIPMISGAHEFMKIKKIVHEAIDDLKKKRIRCPDSVPLGVMIETPSAAMEIDLLAREADFFSVGTNDLIQYLLAVDRTNELVSYLYNPLHPSVIRILKQIVDGAEKFGKEVTLCGEMAGEPLYLLLLIAIGFNRLSMNPASIPKLKKILRLSRLTDAQKILGDVLASDSYKDSERTLETRMQELFPEYFQ
- a CDS encoding methionine adenosyltransferase encodes the protein MSNSYLFTSESVTEGHPDKVCDQISDAVLDACLKDDPGSRVACETLATTGLVVVAGEITTQSKLDVVPLVRSVVRDIGYTDPEIGFDAATCEVMVRLDEQSPDISQGVTEGEGLFKEQGAGDQGLMFGYACNETTELMPMPIAFAHRLTHRLSEARKKGELKFLRPDGKSQVTVEYKNDKPVRIDTVVVSTQHTPHVSHETIKEAVVENVIKKVLPKELLKSNTRYFVNPTGRFIVGGPHGDCGLTGRKIIVDTYGGMGRHGGGAFSGKDPTKVDRSACYLARHVAKTIVFAKLADRCELQVAYAIGYPEPVSLMVNTFGTGKIPHEKIETAVREIFSFKPANIMRELNLRRPIYRKTSNYGHFGRVEPEFTWEKTGKVEKLKSLIK